ttataaaaaagttcactagcgacaatttagcttttgcaacgagaccattatatatagttggtatggtagaagagagtgtagttctgttctgttcagtttggacttcagtttatcgctaaccttatctcagggactttgaagcactccagctgcatgctgatcttggaataaactgacgatagcaaagattccatctttgacgacgccacataaatggaataggtactagctagcttgatagttaatgtttgctttagtttgcgtgctagctctgcaaattcagctagtgtgtgaaccctgccaacataaaaaaaaacattgctatgGCCGATTGACTTGATAAACCTAACGTCAGCTACGTGCATTGAGTGCCTTTTatacagtagatacgaacccttttttaccttgccagctaaggaactggcagtggatcaaaccattgtgaggaaaagggcgggggtcgcaatcttttgaaacttacaaatgcgctattaagtgtctataatcagcataaGTGCTTTCGTTGCGTATTaataatattattgaaattacatagatATGTTTACAGTGCTATATTGTGGGGGATAAATCATATTGTTCCCAGGATGGGGGGGATCGTGTCACCCCCGTCCcacctgggatttccgcctatgcatGCAAGTATTGATCAATCCACATCGCTAACATGTGCGTTTTCATACTTGAGAAATGGATTGGTCCAAGCTAACTTTTGAGGGTGATATGCCCCAGCGTTGATAATTCTCTATCCCTTTATTAGAGAAATGTCATGAGATAATTTAGTTCCTACCTTATACGTGATATTCAATTATATTTGTTGACCCAGTATATATTTTGAAAAAACACTCATTATGCTCAAATGTAAAATCTATATCAGACTTTGCTACTACAAACGCCCCGTTTAGCTACACATGATAGTGACCCGTGTCCAAGGTACAAACTACGTCACTGAATACAACATTCTGACATTTTAAAGAGACAGAACCCTACATCATTGTCTTGTAACAGGCAGGGCCATAATTAGGTCTGCCAGAGTTAAGCAGTAAACTTTTGGTAATTTTAGAGCACTCATTTTTTATCGTGATTAATCGCATTGCCTGAACGCGTTAAAAAAACACTGAAAATATCTAAAATAGATCATCTATACACTTGAAGCTGCAATGTGTAACTTTTTGGGTAACAGACCAAATTCAACATAGACATTTGAGTTATAGAGCtgccattctcattgaaagcaaatcTAAGAAGCGGTAGGTCTGTTCTATGtacactatttctatgcttccagtTCTTGTAAGTATCTTGAAGAGAGGGAAAAATTGAAGTGTAGGGTCATTGAGGTTGGTAGGGATTTTGAGAATGGGGAAGGGTCTATTAGAAGGGCTCTTTTTTATTTTCTCAGAAGTACTGAGTTAGGTAGGAGGATTTAGAAATATGGAGCTAATGATGTCAGCAGTGATTGACCACacacactccagcacagtaggtggcagcatgcACCTTTAACGTTAGTTTGCGGAATACCATTATATCATAGGAGGAGGAATTGGTACCAATCGTTTTTCcacaggggattttagaaacacttttaTGTAGGCTTACACTGGCATGACGTTTTTGATAACCGGGTAAATCGCTAGGACAAGGTAACGTATCAATATATTCCCCTACAAAATGGAATGCTAATTAGCTAcgttttgtatttatatttaactaggcaagtcagttaagaacaaattcttatgtacaatggcggcctacaccagccaaacccggatgacactaggccaattgtgcgccgccctataggactcggTTGTGGCTATCATGAACAAGTACAAATGCCACGAtaattgtaatgtgatattgtaccccctagctcgatTGCCCAATATATATcatctatatatacttgtgttcccttatgtactttctgttttgtgttaataaaatcaaataaaaaaatgccACGATGGTCTGGACGAGATTGCCGAATCGaagcaaaggtaagaatctctggatgaaCTAATGTTACCTAAatttagtaatgaataaattggcagaattctgtgaactgtcctgtgcaagttttaaattgacacaatacctgttagcaaaggcgTCAGCTAGAAATGACGTGCGGAAGCTTGCAGGGATTTTTAGTCTtgcatgtctactttgatgctaattagcactTTCGAATCTGAGTAAATAGAactgaatatattgataagtcaccttgtccgagagaaatttacatggttatcaaaacgtcacgccagggtaagcctacatgaaacgcAGCCCATATTTAAAGTATCTAAAATCCCTTATGGGAAAagtgaatggtggaaaaacgatttgatccatttccctgtttgaccgctaggttttatggataTTATGACACCACTGTGGGGCTCTGTCAAAGCAAGTTAACATTAAGGTTTAAGAAAGTGTGCTTTAACAATTTACTAGATTTTGCTTACCACTACATTGGACAAAAATCAAGACGTCAATATTCTTGGAACGCTTTTTGTATAAAATAATCTAAAACTATATCTAAATTTGAGCAAATGATTAAATCACAGCAAAACCTGcgattaaaaaatattttttttaaatggacagCCCAAatctaaatacatggctctggtgACATGTTGCTTTTCAGTGTCATAATAATCTCATTCTAAACAGAATATTTGTCACATTCTAAACAGAATATATTTGTCCAAAAGGTTGTTTACATGTCTAATGTATTCCTCTGACCTTATAACCTGAAATGTAGGACTATCAGGGCTAGATGAGTACACTTGCTGTCCCATGTGTACTGTTCCACCTTACCCATGGGCCAATCAAATTGGTGTTTCAAAATTAATTACTGACCTTTTATTTAATAATGCACTTTACATTGGCATGGGTTCTGTGATTTGTAAATACAAATGTTATGAGAAGATACCATTACAAACACTTTCATTTATTGAGTTAACAATAAAAAGAGGACATTGACACATACAATTAGAAACGGTAATAGAATTACTATTAGGTCAGTGATTGTAAAAAGGGAGACCATAAAGTGCAGTGGTACTTCATAACTGCTGAATGTATCAATTTGACAATGCCATTTAGTGCAAAATTTCAACTTGAATGAACACAATGTAGATAAAGAATTGAGTCTAACCATCTCAAATACTGCTGCATGATGCAGCAACAGATTCAATGTCCAGCATCAGGGAATTCAAATAGGCATGTAGATCACTTCAGAACCATAGGGCAAGGATGTATAAAAGATTACACGATTTCAAATAATAAATGCATCCTAGATAACATCCTTGTCAACTAAGCAAGGACTACCAAAGGTCCTTTAAGTGAATTACCATATTAATGCCATTTCATTACACACAATGCCTCAAGCACATCCAGGAAAAAACATTTCAACATGCCTTTTACCAAATTAATACAATTGATTAAGGAGTGTAGCCTACATGTGAGCAGTACTCAGGACAAAAATTTGACATTTTATTCAAAAAGGTAAAACCATAGAATATCAGTAACTTTCTAGATTTGGTCAAAAATGAAACCTCTTAAGTATTTTGTTTGGTATTTGAAGCATTATAAGTTGGATATAAGCAAACAAAACTGAAGAGAAAGTGTTGCTTCACACTTCAGTTTACCCTTATATTAAAGGGCTAGTTTGTTGGGGTTGTGCAATTCATTTATAAGCAAGGCAAGCCAACATGAGAACAAAATGTTTAAGTCATCTTGTAAGAAAAAAATTAAAGTATACAAGTGCTACAAAAACTATAAATACTTTAgcagtaaaaagtacatacaCAGCATGTTGTGTTAAAATAGGAATATTTAACAAAATAGTTAATACAAAAATCCAATGGATGGGATTACATTTAAAGCATTTCATAAActgtgtatacatacagtatacatacatgtacactaccagtcaagttttagaacacctactcattcaaaggtttttctttattttgactatattctacattgtagaataatagttaagacatcaactatgaaataacacatatggaataatacaataacccaaaaagtgttaaataaataaaaacattttatatttgaaattcttcagatagccaccctttgccttgatgacagctttgcaaactcttggcattctctcaaccagcttcatgaggtagtcacctggaatgcatttaaattaacaagtgtgccttgttaaaagttaatttgtggaatttctttccttaatgcatttgagccaatcagttgtgttttgacaaggtgGTGGgccatacagaagatagccctatttggttaaagaccaagttcatattatggcaagaacagctgaaataagcatagagaaataacagtccatcattactttaagacatgtcaGTCAATCCGCAaaaattcaagaactttgaaagtttcttcaagtgcagtcacaaaaaccatcaagcgctatgatgaaactggcttgcatgaggaccgccacaggaatggaagacccaatgttacctctgctgcagaggataagttcattagttaccagcttcagaaattgcagcccaaataaatgcttcagagttcaagtaacagacacatctcaacatcaactcttcagaggagactgtgaaacaggccttcatggtcaaattgctgccaagaaaccactaccaataagaagaagagacttgcttgagccaagaaacgagcaatggacattagaccagtggaaatgtgtattttggtctggagtccaaattggagatttgtGGTTCAAACCATCATGTCTTTGAGATGCGATGTgggtaaacggatgatctccgcatgtgtatttcccactgtaaaacatggaggtggtgttatggtgtgggggtgctttgctggtgacaccgtctgatttatttagagttcaaggtacacttaaccagcatggctaccacagcattctgcagcgatacgccatcccatctggtttgggcttagtgggactatcatttgtttttcaacaggacaatgacccaacacacctccaggctgtgtaagggatattttatCAAGGaaagtgattgagtgctgcatcagatgacctggcctccacaattccccgatctcaaccaaattgagatggtttgggatgaatcgAACTGcagagaaggaaaagcagccaacaagtgctcagcatatgtaggaactccttcaagactgttggaaaagcattccaggtgaagctggttaagagaatgccaagagtgtgcaaagccgtcaaggcaaaggggtggctatttgaagaatctcataaaatacatgttgatttgtttaacacttttttggttactacatgattccataggtgttacttcatagtttgtcttcactattattctacaatgtagaaaatagtcaaataaagattaacacttgaatgagtaggtgttctaaaacttttgaccggtagtgtacatttcACTAGAATCAGTGAATAATCTGTCTGCACTGAAAGCAGAGCATAGACAGAATATATAAAGAAATTTCACTTGAACTATGTGTCACAGACCCTCCATAATGCTTTTAAGGTAATTTGTCACATTAATGGTGGTGAAGGGAAAGGGTTATGCCAAGTGTCTTATGTCTATTATAGCATTACATAGATAGCAGTATTAGGATGGGTTATTGGCCAAATAGTTCAAGTGACGTGTGGCTAAAATGCGCTGTCGGCATTTAGAGAATGAGAGACTTAAGGGTAGGAAGGAAAACACTTGGTCTTTGCCATCTCACTCTCTAGTCATCTTTGCAATGAaagggaaaagggggatacctagtcagttgtacaactgaatacattcaactgaaatgtgtcttccgcatttaacccagtCACTGGTCCCGAGCTTCATACAGCAGTTTGGCACCCTGTTAGGGAACAGATGTAGTACAGGCAGAGCTATACAAAATAACTATACagccatatacacacacacagtacgcaATGGCGGGTCTGAAGCTTGGATATCACAACATACATTTTAAGTCAAATATAACATTCCTATTAAAACACAAGCCAGACTGTTATTGTGGTGTACCTTGTGCATGGCAGCAAGCCAGGAAGAGGCGGTTTTCTTGTCCTCTGCTGCCTCCATGCGTAGCTGCTTGGGGTCCTGAGAGCCCATTGGTTTGTAGTGGAGCAACATGCCACTGGCCCTGCAGTTTCCACCTGGATACAAAACACAAAGTTAGGCAAGGTTCAGTAACACACTCACTATACTTGTATAGACTCAAGGCTTTAGCTCAGATTGAAACCAAAACAGCTACCGGATGTTCAAACTAATGAACTTTGCGAGAAACGTACATAATAACAAACAAAATGATAAAGAAACCTAGCAATAGACTTAAAATGAGAACTTACagcaagtgtacaaaacattagatacacctgctctttccatgacagactgatcaggtgaaagctatgatcccttattgatgtcgctTGTTAAAATCTACATTCCAATCAATTTATGAAGGGGAGGAAACGGCTTAAAAAGTCGTGCTTTATTAACCttcgagacatggattgtgtatgtgtgccattcagagggtgaatgggcaagataaaatatttaagtgcctatgAACGGGGAATGGtattaggtgccaggcacactggtttgagtcTCAAgagctgcaacgctgctgggtttttcgcgctaaacagtttcccgtgtgtatcaagactgGTCCAGCCAACTTAACACGTGGGAGGCattggaatgctttcaacaccttgtagagtccatcatCTGATGATTTGAGATTGATGAGGGCAAAAggcagtgcaactcaatattataaaggtgttcctaatgctttgtacactcaatgtacatttgctatggtgtgccctaatgaacatgaccctggtcACAGGCAGAGGGGCAATGGGATTCACTCTGGGTGTATAATCACACACATAATACCCCCCCCCCATGGAAGCATGCATACGACAAGGATTTTAAGGATGTTGCCTTTGTTCTACCACTGATATCAAATGCATGTACAATGATGGCAAAGGCATCCTTATCAAAAGCAGGGCCACAAACGCTGCAGGCAGATGAAGATAAGATGGGGATGAATAAGGGAGAGTGGGGGGCAAGGGAATACAACAGCGCTAACCTTCAGAGATATACTGACTGTCCAGCAGACTGGTGTAAGTGTGTATGTCATTCTCTAAGGCCAAAAGCAGAAGGGCCAGGCCGCCCAGaggcagggtgagagagggagagagtgttaaTAATATACCAGAGAGGAAACAGTCAGGTACCAACACCAACTTACTGTACTTACCATGCTGTTGGATCAGTTATGGGGTTTCAAATCAATACAATGAAGAGACAAAGTAATCAGAATTTTACTGTGGATTTATGATTACACTTCTGGTCATAAAGAGGAGAGAGCTGGTTCCTCCACCCACAGGAAGCCATAATGTCACTTGATCAATAAGCTTTCAACAAGCTGCACTGTATCACTGCTGTACTCTCGTACTGAGGGAGATAAAGCCAGGCTGTTAACCACAGGACATCTGATCCAGAGCCTTACCTTCGGGGGTGGACTCCTCTGTCAACACCTGCATACTGGAGATCCGAGACAGCTCCACCTCAAAATGGCTCTCCCCATCTAAGAAGAGATacctgaggagagggagaaataaaAGAGCAAGAAAGGAGTTGAGACAAAGTGATGTACTGAAAGTCTTTCAGGTGAACAATTTGTATTTTTCTAGTGGTTCTATCAAAGCATGTACTTTCAGCATTAACCTAAATAACACCATTCTAGATACGTttcctgtgtgcctgtgtgaaaTATAAAACACTCACGATACCTGTGGTTGTTGGAGAGACGACACATCATGGTCTCAGACTTCTCGGAGGTGCCCAAAGTGACAATAAATGTACCACCTGAGTTTGACAAAGTAGTAATGTTACCAATGAGTCAAATTAAACAAGCATGCCAATCAAAAATCCCTAAGAATCCATCAAACTGTAGATACCTCCCAGTCCACTGGTGTTGTTATTCTAAGAATACAGCATTGATTGACCATGCTAACATGACCCCATTAGTCCAACATGCTACAAGCCTTTGTCTCCAGTTCCCCCTCCCCACAGTATGTCCCTGCCACTGCAACCAGCCCTTGCCCTGGATCTCATCATGCTGCTAATGGGTTTTTCATTACAGGCCTGGCTGAGTGATGCAGTGTGGAGGAGTCTATTTAGAACCACACTGGCTAGCCCTGCTCACTACAGTCCCTATACACACAGCTGTTAACatagacaggtctgtgtgtttggGTGTCCTCCCGACACGATTGATTCTTCCCTTTAAACTCACCTCCCATAAGCACTTTAAGCTGTTTGTCATAGAACTCCATTTCCTTCTGGGAGACCCGGCTGCACTCTCCACACTGCCGGACCGGGTCAACGAAGCACATCCGGGGAAGAGTCACCTTCTTACTGCAGCACTTATCACAAAAACACCGGCCACACCGCCGGCAGTGGTGCTGAACACCAACAGAACAGGAGAAGGAATGCAGAGGGCGTGATGAGGGTAAAGGAATGCACAGTCCCATACATTCCAGAGATCTTAACTGTGCAAAAGCATTTAAGGGCTACAAAAACAGTTTGGGTCCACAGTCAGGTAAAGCCTAGGCCTATAACTTGTAATTTATCTGATATATTATGGGATCATAGTAAAGTAAGTCAAACCTTTCTTGTAAGGAAGTCAAATTTTTTGGTGCACTGCATACAGCTTGGGCACTGTAAGAGGAACAGGACATTAGCCAACAGTTAGTTGGTTCACTCAAGTTCAAACATGGACACAACAACCTCTATCACAGTTTAAATGGATTACCAAAATACCTCTCCCTTTCAATAACACAATCATCACAAACCTCATAGTAGCATAATCCCAGACTGTAAAGTAACACTGACtgttttaaagtaactgtccaatgAAAATATCACTTTAAAAAAAAGtgaatattctgttaactcatacccaaataatgttgttgactcatcctatactcaTATGTGGCCAAATCAGAAATTGGAGAGAGAAACCCCAACTCAAACACGTATCTCAAACAGATGTTTTTAAAAACGCTTGCCATTTCCTCAGGACGAGCTGGCCAATCATCAGTCTACTTGCATGAATATTTTTCATGACATGTGTATGCCCACACTATTCCAActcagaaaagctgctttttaacattagggctgggaattgccagggacctcccGAAGTATcgcgatacttaggtgccgatacgatatgtattgcgattcgatataGAGATGCACAATACATCGGTGAGCATATCGGAATTGGACGATAtgagctaaaaatgccaacatcggcccgatgtctagtttaacgccgatgtgaaaaaccgatgtcaaagctgacgtgcatacctaatAGGTATTACCTATATAAAGTGTGTAGATGACGTAATGATGCCACGAAAAATAGAGCAACAGagaacaaaagcagaaaaatacTAAGGTCACACTTCCAACAACTTAACAAGTTCAAGTCAAGCAGTCATATATaagagtaagaaaatttcagcgagacaactcaaaggcaaaatccattaacgccaagataatggaattcattgcccttgacaatcaaccgatCTGTCGttgatgatgttggctttcgccgactggtcgagcaccggtacacactaccaagtaggcactatttttcagatgttgccctaccggagttacacagtattgttaTAATGCACATCTATGAGCTACTTGTTATGGGTGTCACTggtattagcttcacgactgacatttggagcagcgatgtcagccccatgagcatgctgagtctgacagcacagtgggtcgacgaggatttagttctgaggaaagccgtattgcatgttcaagaatgtgctggttctcataccgctgctgccatttcaatggcatttgagaacatgtttgaaacatgaacacactcctagcaCCATTTgaacaactgactcgagaaataagctcaactgtgtctgcagcagacgtgataccctctgtcatggcattgaaaggcctgctcaacaaaactgccgacaAACTGTGGGGTTAAAACTTACAAAAGTACTCGAGGCTATGAACAAGCAATTCGGTGCCATTCTCGCCAAGCCTCTTTACAGTGTtgccaccatgctcgatgctaggtacaatgaccgctacttcgatgcagacaagaaacaggttttacgtgaaatgttacatacacagctggacaagatggaaacggaccGAAGAAAAACGCACAGAAGAAGAGGCAACGGACAGAGCTGAagcttcactgcttgacatgtatgatgaaatcctggttga
The sequence above is a segment of the Salvelinus fontinalis isolate EN_2023a chromosome 15, ASM2944872v1, whole genome shotgun sequence genome. Coding sequences within it:
- the LOC129811764 gene encoding zinc finger FYVE domain-containing protein 21-like isoform X2 yields the protein MSSVPDGKKLVRSPSGLRMVPENGAFNSPFSLDEPQWVPDKECPSCMQCTKKFDFLTRKHHCRRCGRCFCDKCCSKKVTLPRMCFVDPVRQCGECSRVSQKEMEFYDKQLKVLMGGGTFIVTLGTSEKSETMMCRLSNNHRYLFLDGESHFEVELSRISSMQVLTEESTPEGGNCRASGMLLHYKPMGSQDPKQLRMEAAEDKKTASSWLAAMHKGAKLLYEARDQ
- the LOC129811764 gene encoding zinc finger FYVE domain-containing protein 21-like isoform X1, with translation MSSVPDGKKLVRSPSGLRMVPENGAFNSPFSLDEPQWVPDKECPSCMQCTKKFDFLTRKHHCRRCGRCFCDKCCSKKVTLPRMCFVDPVRQCGECSRVSQKEMEFYDKQLKVLMGGGTFIVTLGTSEKSETMMCRLSNNHRYLFLDGESHFEVELSRISSMQVLTEESTPEENDIHTYTSLLDSQYISEGGNCRASGMLLHYKPMGSQDPKQLRMEAAEDKKTASSWLAAMHKGAKLLYEARDQ